The Haloprofundus salinisoli region CTTGACCGAGTTCGAGTAGTGAAACAGTCACCTTACAGACAGGACACGACACTCTTATTTACGATTGTTTCGCAATCGAATCATGAAGAAACGAGGGCTCCTCGGCCTCGTCGCGGGGACCACACTCGGGTGGACCGCGGCGTCGTTCGTCTTTCTGAGTAGCAGCGACGACGCCGACGACGCCAGTGACGCCGACGCCGCAGTCGGCGGAAGAGACGGAGAAGCGAACCGAGGGCAAACGGGGAGCGAGACGCCTGCGGAGTCGCCCTCTCAGAGCGAGGTGACGGACCGGTGGGCCGATACGCCAGTGGACGACGAGACGGGGACAGAGACGAACGGTGGCGACGAGGAGACGGCGACTGCGACCGAGACCACGCCGGAACCCGCCGCGACTGCCGAGTCCACGCCAGAACCCGAGAACCTCCGCGAGAAGATCGACGTACACACGAACTCCGCGGGCGTCGGCGACGACCCCGGCGACGAGGTGTCTATCAACTACGTCATCCGAAACGAACACGAGTTCGCCGTCGATATCGCGTTCGAGGCGACGCTTCGTCTCGCCAACGGAGCGACCCAGCGAACGAGGCGCACCGCTCGAATCGACGGCGGGTCACTCACGAGCGGCGAGTTCGTCTTCGACGACCACGAGCAACGCGCGACCGGATGGGGGTTCTCGCTGCAGAGCGTCTCGCGGGCGTCGACGCAGGCCTGAAACGGTGCGAGGCCGCGTCCATCTCCGGGGGTGCGACGACAGCAGGAACTATAGGGCCCGCCTCTGAGTTGCCACCAACGAGTAACATGACGGACGTAGAAACCATCACCGTCGCAGATGTGAGCGACGGACCGGGCGGGACCGACGACGCCGAACCGGGAACGACCGTCCGCCTGCCGGCGGTCGAAATCCTCACCGGACGCGGCTTCATCACCGGCAAGTCGGGGTCGGGGAAGTCCAACACCGCGAGCGTCGTCATCGAGAAACTGCTCGACTCGCAGTTTCCCGTCCTCATCGTCGACACCGACGGCGAGTACTACGGACTGAAGGAGGAGTACGAGATTCTCCACGCCGGTGCCGACGAGGAGTGCGACATCGTCGTCAGCCCCGAGCACGCCGAGAAGATCGCGACGCTCGCGCTCGAACAGAACGTCCCCATCATCCTCGACGTCTCGGGCTACCTCGACGAGAGCGACGCCGAGGAGATGCTGTTGCAGACGGCCCGACAGCTGTTCGCCAAGGAGAAGAAGCTGAAGAAGCCCTTTTTGATGCTCGTCGAGGAGTGCCACGAGTACATCCCCGAGAAGGGCGGGATGGGCGAAGCCGGGAAGATGCTCATCAAAATCGGCAAGCGCGGGCGGAAACACGGGTTGGGAATCGTCGGCATCAGCCAGCGCCCTGCCGACGTGAAGAAGGACTACATCACCCAGTGCGACTGGCTGGTGTGGCATCGGCTCACATGGGGCAACGACACGAAGGTCGTCGGCCGCATCCTCGGCAAGGAGTACGCCGACGCCATCGAGAGCATGAACGACGGCGAAGCGTTCATGATGACCGACTGGAGCGAGACCCTGCGTCGGGTGCAGTTCCGCCGCAAGCAGACGTTCGACGCGGGGGCGACGCCCGGCCTCGACGATTTCGAGCGCCCGGAGCTCAAATCCGTCAGCGGCGATCTGGTCTCGGAGCTGCGCGACATCTCCGACGAGGAGGCTCAGAAAGAGAGCACCATCGCCGACCTCAGACAGGAGTTAGAGAAGAAAGACGCCGAGATCCGGCGGCTCAAGCAGGAACTGGAGGAAGCACAGGACCTGAGTCGGATGGCCGACCAGTTCGCGCAGGCGCTGCTCCAGAAAGCGGAGGCACCGTACCGCGGCGGCGAGGGGCGAAATCTCGCTCGACCCGAGCACGACCAGGTGGCGCTCGGCGAGTACGAACGGGACGACGGGCCGCAGATGGTGGGACCGGTCGACCCCAGCGACCCGGCACAGCATGGAGGCCACGAGGCGACCACGGAAGCGACAGAAGCGTCGGAGGCGAGCGACGAAG contains the following coding sequences:
- a CDS encoding helicase HerA domain-containing protein; its protein translation is MTDVETITVADVSDGPGGTDDAEPGTTVRLPAVEILTGRGFITGKSGSGKSNTASVVIEKLLDSQFPVLIVDTDGEYYGLKEEYEILHAGADEECDIVVSPEHAEKIATLALEQNVPIILDVSGYLDESDAEEMLLQTARQLFAKEKKLKKPFLMLVEECHEYIPEKGGMGEAGKMLIKIGKRGRKHGLGIVGISQRPADVKKDYITQCDWLVWHRLTWGNDTKVVGRILGKEYADAIESMNDGEAFMMTDWSETLRRVQFRRKQTFDAGATPGLDDFERPELKSVSGDLVSELRDISDEEAQKESTIADLRQELEKKDAEIRRLKQELEEAQDLSRMADQFAQALLQKAEAPYRGGEGRNLARPEHDQVALGEYERDDGPQMVGPVDPSDPAQHGGHEATTEATEASEASDEEGGEDATEPVAIGERSDESAADESPATLPSAGVTRDDSPTGGSRRAIVSELHEAIESLDEVTREMLAYYRAKDLSTPVDAHVGAGHSGDQQLAYGRNRALRQAGFIEHVGRGRYRYTLPELVRDEYADRLADGEFAATVAAVESSFSDISVAQFDETETTRSAEEPGSAGESNVSSAAADTATTADTADTDETDEVTTVGAETESASETDAGETTLADVGQVTEDAELIEDENVEPVENRAESSTTRSANRNDSSDGTVSTGDDTEGSTPTDDAEIID